The Clavelina lepadiformis chromosome 1, kaClaLepa1.1, whole genome shotgun sequence genome segment TTTTACAGGATAATcggacatttttaaaaattttccagaCTCAGAAAAAACAAACCGATTCGTTTGAGTCAAAGAACACATTCTTGCTCTGTACTACTCAAAATGCTTGTACTCGGCTTTGTTCACTTGAATATTCATTTGTTAACCGGGGAAAATCCCCATTACGTAATCGCGACACAGCCAGTTGCGTAATCAAGATGTACTAACGATCGTTCGAGGTGCTTTCCACCATTACAAACGCGGATGCCTGTGTACTTATTTGACTAGTGCAGTTTTACTGGGAATTTTTTGTTGCTGTGATAATCGTAAAGTGAATAATTGCTACTGGTAGTATCAACGGAGTGATCTGGCGTTTGGTAAGGGTAAATTTGGACATCTACCTTTGCACGACTTCTTTATATGAAGGGACCAGAATAACAGGGATGCGTCAGAAAAGTCACACGAAACAGGCCACTTAAGTACGGTTGAAATTACCGTTACTAATCGACAGGTTTTGAGTCTCACATTTTCAACGCGGTTTACTGATTGACGTTTTGTCTCAGACTAAGGTATCCTTATTCAAGTAAGAGGTACAGTTCAGTCATTTAAATTGTTCACTTTTCAACGATTTTCCTGGCTAAATGTTCGTTAAATCTTTACAGCTGACAATATTTATACTGTAGAAAAGTTGAGTTTTAAGTTTCAAAGACGAAAGTATCGAGGAGGTATCGAGATTCCTGCTAAAGACAACAGTATAACGCTTTGTTGGCACACAGATGGACAGGCCTGAAATTTCTGAGTCGTATTTTATTTCGTGTTTGAATAACGTTAATGAAATACTATGAAAATGTGCGCCTGGTACTGTTAAGAATGCTACTTTGGCTTGTCGCAGGTATAATGTAAACGGATGATTAATTATAAGGTATAATAGCTGAAATTGGACTGACAGCTGTGGATTATATATATGCGGCGTGAGATATTGCGTGAATTAAGCTCAGTCTTTCAACAACAAATTATCACTTTGCTGAGCTCACACTCCTTCAGATCTGAAATTCCCCGTCTCAATCATTTAAAAAGCGCTCTTGTAAAATACCGACGCTTCGGTAATTTTTCACGTTGTCAGTAAAACGCTTTCCTTCCTGTTGTAAATTCATTCAAAAGAAAGGGACGTAGATTCCTTTCATAGAGAAGAAACGTGACGGTTTTTGCGCCGTATCGATGTCAGATTAACATAAAGCTAAACTTACTAGCTGGTTATTTGTGGTGAGTCTCTGAACAGGGTCTTTGGTGTAATGTTAGGTTCAGCAAGCTGATATTACCAAAGCTCAGAGTTTAAAGCAATTATGGTGTAATTCCAGGGATATATTATCGAATGGTCACCCCGCCCTTGCCCCATATTGCCACATAGCTTGAAACGTAATCGATAGCAACCATCACCCCAAGGGAAATACCCGTTTCGCTATCTGTCCGACGTAGCGAAGTACAGTCGCTGCTTTATTGGTTTTTGCCGTTATTCCCCTTGTCCGCAAAAAGCACCGAATGATAATCAAGTTCATGTTTTTTCGACATTTGTTTCCGAAGTATTTAAGGGAAGGACGTGAAGTTTCCTTTTCAGATTTTGTTTCCGCATCGTATCAGGCTTTGAAGAGCACGAGATGTAAGAATGAAGTTGTTGAAAGTAATAAAGCAGTTATTTGAGGAAGTGGTCAACAATAGCTTTCTAGAATCATACTTAAGATTGTTTTGGCTTCAGATAGAAAATTCCACAAGTATCGTTCGTGCTTGTCTCGATGTTGGCGGTTATTTATACAGAAATAGAGGAACAGTAATgtaaagtactgtatatggcTGTGGTGTTATGAGATTGACCTTGGAACTGTATCGCGTTTCTTTTATCGGAAACTGATCAATACGTTTTATACAGAGGTAGCAAACTTATAAGAGTGTAAGGAACAACGATTTcgtttttgtaaaatgaaaGTACCGTACACTGAAATTGGGGAAAGGAATACTTCTAACGAGGAGGCACTCGACGATATTGTGGATGTGACTGATGACACAACCGCTGTTGCCATTACTTCGTGTTCATCAGCAGATTCGTTAGATTCGTCAGATAGCTCTTCCTGTAGTACAGAAAGCGTCAAGAAGATGACATCCGAAGTTTTGCCCTCCATGTCAGTGGACTCTGGTGAAGTCAGTAGTGCACTGGAGGACTTAACTCTTAGCCCCGATAACATTCCAATAAATGAAACTGATTTTGGGGCAAAGTTTGCCGAAATGTGCCAGGAATATATCAATAAATTCACCACTGTTTATTCACATTTTGTCACGTCCGACCCCGCCAAAGAGAACAACGTAACGGGGCTTTTTCATAACGGATTTTTGGCGGTACGTAATTCGCCGATGCTATTTTTCCTTCTTTTAAAACAGCTGCTTTAATGTAAAGTGTTTCAGTTTCTGACAAGGGTTCTTCTAGGAGTCTAGGGTATTAGTCGATTTGCTGACGACGCTCATTAATCCAACTACAGTAATCACTGAACTTTGTTTTGCGTTCCGTTTTAGGCTTTCTGCGACGCGCTTATGGCTGAGAACCAAAAAACGAAACGAGAACTCCAGGCATGTCACCAAGAGATTGAAGCCTTGCAAAAGGAAAATGAacgattaaaagaaaaatctttATCTCCGTCCGCCCAGCCAAGTACAAATTCGGTGCTCGTTGCCAAGGTAACAGAGATTAAGCAGACCGCATCAACATCCGCAGACACATCATCCAGTACAAACGAATCTGTGGTCATCAAACTTCAGGCTAGGGTGAAGAAACTAGAAGCGCAAAGAGCAGAGGTACACAACGTCATGACAAAAGTATTTAAATTTACTCGAATTAAAGTACGTTGCATCTGTACTGCATACACGGCATTTCGTTTGATGAAAGTTTCCATAATTTCAAATAGATTACTGTTGAGGAGATTACCGTTGTTCAAAGCCCAACACTATAGAAATATAATTAAAGACTGGCGCAAACATAAAATCACTTAGTTTTTGTTATATGACTCAATTTGTTATTACGTTTTCCATTAGACCTTGTGTCTCCACTTGGCGGTATATAATATAACCCGACGTTACCCATCGCAAAATTAGAATTAGCTCTTTAATTTTAACTATCATGAGTAATTAGTTAAGTTTTAAACGtgttaaacaattttctaGATTCTTCGCGTCAATAAAGCGTGGGATACTCAGTACAAATGTCTCAAGCAGGAACTCGATCGACGAACAAGGGAAACGGACAACGCAGAACGAAGTCAGGAAAGTCCCGAAAATGATGTTGGTCATCATGATCGCAGAAGACGACGCGACCTTGAAGCTTTACTGGCTTCCGCTAAGCGAGAGATTAATTCCCACATTGTAAGCAAATCAGCACTTTACGTCATATGGAATGtagtgtttttcaaaatgctaGGCGAAAAAAGCGTCTCATGAATTAACCAACACACtattggttaattttttacacaatagttttaccattttttattattgtctCTTTGTGCAGCAAGAAAAATCGGAACTTGCCCGAAATTTCGCTAGTGCGCATGCGCAATGCCAGTCCCTTAAACGTGAAGTGGCCCACCTGAGAGAAAGTCAACGAAAATTGAAAAGTGACAAAAGCTGCCTGCAGGCTGAAAATCAAAGATTAAATCAAGCTTTGGAGGCGGCGTACTGGTAAACCAACGTTTGAGAGTTATATAGCCTGATAATGTTTTGCCGAATAAGCTGGTCAATGTCCCCTTTCATTATGGTATAAACATTGTGTTTTGCCATTCCAACCTGACTCAGGATTTTCTTCTAATTATTGCGTTCGTTAAAAGTGGCCCACTATTCTAAAACTAGTTATCACGTCAAGGCGGTGATCTCCTTGCCCCAAGGCCTATGTCAGATCATGTTGTTTACCGTTTCTCTTCGTATTacaagatttttgaaaatatgtatgACCTTATATGAGTCCAGCGTTTACTATTTTTTCGTACTTAAGCGCCATGTGTTCTGCAGCATTCAAGAAAGACGATCCGTTTCGATCCGCTCGGATGAGATGCCCTTGTTAGGTAGGAGCGATCGAAATGGGGCACCGCCATGTGACGGATACAGTCCTCCGTCCAGTGATCCGTATTTTCACCAGGAAAATACCCAAGAAAACAGTGGTCCCCCTGCATCGGAAGATGACCTTCGGACGCAGATTGAAGTTCTGCAAGAACAGGTGAGGAGAGGTTCTTTACTTCATCTATCTTGATCTACATCGTTGTTATCCACAACATCTTCCCTGTCCGACTTGTTTCAAGCGAAACATTGTCTTATAGGTGAAAATATATCGGGAGGATTTTGAAACTGAACGCAGAGATCGAGAAAAATGCCAGGGCGAGAAGCAACGTTTAGATGAATTGCTCACCAGGGCTAGACACGAAGTTCAAGCCTTGTCCCAGCAGGTTCGAACCAACGAACAAGATTTTCGTCAAGAACGAAGAGACAAAGAACATGTTCAGCGACAACTGCAACGGGTAAGTGATAACTTGTTTAAGATAACGTATCCTTTAAACTACAACGTTGTTTCTTTGATGGTTTGAATTTCATGTCTTATcgcatttttaaactttcagtacCAAAGTAATTCTCGTGACGGGACCAACGTCCGCACCCGTGACAGGTACGGCGGGGATGTGAATGACCCCCCTGCTTATTATGCACATAGGTATGCGATCCATGAAGTGTGTTGACGATCTATTTTTGGTCaactttgtttatatttaacaacttttcgtttttttcaactttaccATGCTAGGAAAGATGTTAAGAAGAGGTCCGATTTTATATACATACAACATGTATTGATTTTCACACCGTCGCTCTCTGCTAACCGGTGCGGTTTGTTTCATAGATTTACAGGCAATGAAGACACAGTTAATGGCTTTAATCGCGCTTCAACACGACGAAGATCCCGCCCGCCACAATACCAAGCGGTAGGTTACTTTAATGTGTTTCGTAAAGTTCTTTGTGGTCAGTGTTTACCCAGCCGTACCTGCTAGCTAGGAAGGTAA includes the following:
- the LOC143472875 gene encoding uncharacterized protein LOC143472875 isoform X1, producing METVFSVDQSETSPDRRKRRSLDVKNSLEDSGYPSKILEQDKTLQDFSTSLPDKPVRSLESEADWEVVENNSIPHQQIASLPVVSARKEFIKSAVGPHDIDRLKKDNNKLRMKVKYMENLGVLVTDFKQENQHLAQENVMLRKQLEELQATTPKSKPFPSRKGLENFEKTHLTSLTESVDRTLDNTPLPLSSNRADVFGTSNDIPTTSSSTDPAPTSSELNACDEITSALPVTNEDNKERSGIATEDVGVAAVGKASATRSETDCRESPKTTKVTSSCTDVAITSHHVDEGNLSESVENENNSFNKQIQQLEEMVGVRDSNGSINNVSINNSMTSQFAKIAAVFASLSQRVVQSQKKARNKQAFCDALMAENQKTKRELQACHQEIEALQKENERLKEKSLSPSAQPSTNSVLVAKVTEIKQTASTSADTSSSTNESVVIKLQARVKKLEAQRAEILRVNKAWDTQYKCLKQELDRRTRETDNAERSQESPENDVGHHDRRRRRDLEALLASAKREINSHIQEKSELARNFASAHAQCQSLKREVAHLRESQRKLKSDKSCLQAENQRLNQALEAAYCIQERRSVSIRSDEMPLLGRSDRNGAPPCDGYSPPSSDPYFHQENTQENSGPPASEDDLRTQIEVLQEQVKIYREDFETERRDREKCQGEKQRLDELLTRARHEVQALSQQVRTNEQDFRQERRDKEHVQRQLQRYQSNSRDGTNVRTRDRYGGDVNDPPAYYAHRFTGNEDTVNGFNRASTRRRSRPPQYQAGRANRPDWYPSENVDNEAILSYPPGELLEETQY
- the LOC143472875 gene encoding uncharacterized protein LOC143472875 isoform X2; amino-acid sequence: METVFSVDQSETSPDRRKRRSLDVKNSLEDSGYPSKILEQDKTLQDFSTSLPDKPVRSLESEADWEVVENNSIPHQQIASLPVVSARKEFIKSAVGPHDIDRLKKDNNKLRMKVKYMENLGVLVTDFKQENQHLAQENVMLRKQLEELQATTPKSKPFPSRKGLENFEKTHLTSLTESVDRTLDNTPLPLSSNRADVFGTSNDIPTTSSSTDPAPTSSELNACDEITSALPVTNEDNKERSGIATEDVGVAAVGKASATRSETDCRESPKTTKVTSSCTDVAITSHHVDEIQQLEEMVGVRDSNGSINNVSINNSMTSQFAKIAAVFASLSQRVVQSQKKARNKQAFCDALMAENQKTKRELQACHQEIEALQKENERLKEKSLSPSAQPSTNSVLVAKVTEIKQTASTSADTSSSTNESVVIKLQARVKKLEAQRAEILRVNKAWDTQYKCLKQELDRRTRETDNAERSQESPENDVGHHDRRRRRDLEALLASAKREINSHIQEKSELARNFASAHAQCQSLKREVAHLRESQRKLKSDKSCLQAENQRLNQALEAAYCIQERRSVSIRSDEMPLLGRSDRNGAPPCDGYSPPSSDPYFHQENTQENSGPPASEDDLRTQIEVLQEQVKIYREDFETERRDREKCQGEKQRLDELLTRARHEVQALSQQVRTNEQDFRQERRDKEHVQRQLQRYQSNSRDGTNVRTRDRYGGDVNDPPAYYAHRFTGNEDTVNGFNRASTRRRSRPPQYQAGRANRPDWYPSENVDNEAILSYPPGELLEETQY